A region from the Rufibacter sp. DG15C genome encodes:
- a CDS encoding C40 family peptidase, with product MNVGICKLSLVPVRREPADRSEQLTQLIFGECYEVLQTQDKWLQIRTVADDYQGWIDFKQHAPVSDAYYQEWATVEHPRSMDIVQTVSGAEVVIPIMVGSRLPFFDGINIRIGEEKMVYNGRATNPSLPYRENFLQKMALLFLKAPYVWGGKSVFGLDCSGFVQQVYGLCGHSLLRDAYQQVVHGQEVHFVTQTRPGDVAFFDNEEGRIVHVGIVLEDQQIIHASGEVRIDQLDHHGIYNRELKRYTHKLRIIKRILS from the coding sequence GTGAACGTCGGGATTTGTAAGCTGAGTTTGGTGCCGGTGAGAAGAGAGCCAGCCGATAGAAGTGAGCAGTTAACGCAGCTTATCTTTGGGGAATGCTATGAAGTGCTGCAGACCCAGGACAAGTGGCTACAGATTAGGACCGTGGCCGACGACTACCAGGGCTGGATAGATTTTAAACAGCACGCGCCCGTGTCAGATGCCTATTACCAGGAATGGGCCACTGTGGAGCATCCGCGGTCCATGGACATTGTGCAGACTGTGAGCGGCGCCGAGGTGGTCATTCCTATCATGGTGGGCAGCCGGCTTCCGTTCTTTGACGGCATCAATATTAGAATTGGCGAGGAGAAGATGGTCTACAACGGCCGCGCTACCAATCCGTCTTTGCCCTACCGCGAGAACTTCCTGCAGAAGATGGCCCTGCTGTTTTTAAAGGCACCTTATGTCTGGGGGGGTAAATCGGTGTTCGGGCTGGACTGTTCCGGCTTTGTACAGCAGGTGTATGGCCTTTGTGGGCATTCTCTTTTGCGCGATGCCTACCAACAAGTGGTACACGGCCAGGAGGTGCACTTTGTCACACAAACCCGCCCCGGCGACGTGGCATTCTTTGATAACGAGGAAGGGCGCATTGTGCACGTGGGCATTGTGCTGGAAGACCAGCAGATCATCCATGCCTCTGGTGAGGTGCGCATAGACCAACTAGACCACCACGGCATTTATAACCGCGAGCTCAAGCGCTACACCCACAAACTGCGCATCATCAAGCGAATTCTTTCCTAA
- a CDS encoding HNH endonuclease, whose amino-acid sequence MNGKVLLLNQDYSAIAVCSIPKAFVLLCLEKAEMIAQDQLNGYHTVRTFYPLPQVIRLQNYVRVPYKGISLTRQNVMRRDRHCCQYCGATRNLTIDHLVPRSRGGETSWYNLITACSRCNSYKGDRTPEEVSMKPASKPHKPSLVSFLRDSIQEMDHVWLPYLGERVRA is encoded by the coding sequence ATGAACGGAAAAGTCCTCTTGCTGAATCAAGATTATTCAGCCATTGCCGTGTGCAGTATCCCCAAAGCCTTTGTGCTGTTATGCCTGGAGAAGGCTGAAATGATTGCGCAAGACCAGCTAAACGGGTACCATACCGTGCGCACGTTTTACCCCTTGCCCCAGGTCATTAGGTTGCAGAACTATGTGCGCGTGCCGTACAAAGGCATCTCCCTTACGCGGCAGAACGTGATGCGCCGCGACCGGCACTGCTGCCAGTACTGCGGCGCTACCAGAAACCTCACCATTGACCACCTGGTGCCGCGCTCCCGGGGCGGCGAGACTTCTTGGTACAACTTGATCACCGCCTGCTCCCGTTGCAACTCCTACAAAGGCGATAGAACCCCGGAGGAAGTGTCCATGAAGCCCGCCAGCAAACCTCATAAGCCTTCCCTCGTTTCATTTCTGCGGGACAGCATTCAAGAGATGGACCATGTGTGGCTGCCGTATCTGGGAGAGCGGGTACGGGCGTAA
- the rpsA gene encoding 30S ribosomal protein S1, producing MANLEDFDWGKFDSQGFGGSYSASERAEMEQMYADTLNTVQEEEVIKGTVVGITDRDVILNIGFKSDGLVPVSEFRDMPDLKIGDEVEVFIEDQEDPNGQLILSRKKAKIVKAWEMIYGALENDTVLEGVVKRRTKGGLITDLYGVEAFLPGSQIDVKPIRDFDIYVGRKMEVKVVKINAAFDNVVVSHKVLIEKDLEQQRAAILNNLEKGQVLEGVIKNMTNFGVFIDLGGVDGLLHITDISWGRINHPQEVLELDQKVNVVVLDFDDDKKRISLGMKQLTAHPWDALPAEVEVGSRVKGRIVNVADYGAFLELMPGVEGLIHVSEMSWSQHLRNPQDFIKQNDEIEAVVLTLDRDERKMSLGIKQLSEDPWTKQDVLTKYAVGTKHTGVVRNLTNFGLFIELEEGVDGLVHVSDLSWTKKIKHPSEFVKVGENLDVIVLELDATSRRLALGHKQLEENPWDTFATVFTVGSSHKATVLEKSDRGATLELPYGIEGFAFPKGLAKEDGSAVEAGEQLDFKVTEFSKEDRKIILSHTASHTAQPEDAKRKKFEKKDAPAAGTAKAAAPAAPKKEEVRATLGDLDALSALKDQMMSTEKEAGEKKLAAAAKARTEKAPEADAPESTEATESAE from the coding sequence ATGGCAAATTTAGAAGATTTTGACTGGGGAAAATTTGATTCTCAGGGCTTCGGCGGTTCTTACTCAGCATCTGAGAGAGCCGAAATGGAGCAAATGTATGCCGACACCCTGAACACCGTTCAGGAAGAGGAAGTGATTAAAGGTACCGTTGTTGGTATCACAGATCGCGACGTAATCTTGAACATCGGCTTTAAGTCTGATGGTCTGGTTCCGGTTTCTGAATTCCGTGACATGCCGGATTTGAAAATCGGTGACGAAGTTGAGGTATTCATTGAGGATCAGGAAGACCCGAACGGTCAGTTAATCCTGTCTCGTAAGAAAGCCAAAATTGTGAAAGCGTGGGAGATGATCTATGGCGCCTTGGAGAACGACACTGTACTGGAAGGTGTAGTGAAACGCAGAACCAAAGGTGGTTTGATCACAGACCTTTACGGTGTAGAGGCCTTCTTGCCAGGTTCACAAATTGACGTGAAACCAATCCGCGATTTCGACATTTATGTTGGTCGTAAGATGGAAGTAAAAGTGGTGAAAATCAACGCCGCTTTTGATAACGTAGTGGTATCGCACAAAGTGTTGATCGAGAAAGACCTTGAGCAGCAGCGTGCCGCCATCTTGAACAACCTTGAAAAAGGCCAAGTTCTGGAAGGTGTGATCAAAAACATGACCAACTTCGGTGTGTTCATCGACTTGGGTGGTGTAGACGGTCTACTACACATCACAGATATTTCATGGGGACGCATCAACCACCCACAAGAGGTGTTGGAGCTAGACCAGAAGGTAAACGTGGTAGTGTTGGATTTCGACGACGACAAGAAGCGTATTTCTTTGGGCATGAAGCAATTGACGGCTCACCCTTGGGATGCTCTTCCGGCAGAAGTAGAAGTTGGCTCACGCGTGAAAGGCAGAATAGTGAACGTAGCCGATTACGGTGCGTTCTTAGAATTGATGCCAGGCGTAGAAGGCTTGATCCACGTGTCGGAAATGTCTTGGTCTCAGCACCTGCGCAACCCGCAAGACTTCATCAAGCAAAATGATGAGATTGAAGCAGTTGTGTTGACCTTGGATAGAGATGAGCGCAAAATGTCATTGGGCATTAAGCAATTGTCTGAAGATCCTTGGACTAAGCAAGATGTATTGACTAAATACGCAGTAGGTACTAAGCACACAGGTGTGGTTCGTAACCTAACTAACTTCGGCTTGTTCATTGAGCTAGAAGAAGGCGTAGATGGTCTAGTACACGTGTCTGACCTTTCTTGGACTAAGAAAATCAAGCACCCTTCTGAGTTTGTAAAAGTTGGTGAGAACTTGGATGTAATCGTTCTTGAATTGGACGCTACTTCTAGACGTCTGGCCCTTGGTCACAAACAACTAGAAGAAAATCCTTGGGATACGTTCGCCACTGTATTTACAGTAGGTTCTAGCCACAAAGCCACTGTGTTGGAGAAATCTGACAGAGGTGCTACGCTAGAGTTGCCTTACGGTATTGAAGGTTTCGCGTTCCCTAAAGGCTTGGCCAAAGAAGACGGTTCTGCCGTTGAAGCTGGTGAGCAATTGGATTTCAAAGTGACTGAGTTCTCTAAAGAAGATCGTAAGATCATCTTGTCTCATACTGCTAGCCACACGGCTCAGCCAGAAGATGCTAAGAGAAAGAAATTTGAGAAGAAAGACGCTCCGGCCGCCGGTACAGCAAAAGCTGCTGCCCCTGCTGCTCCTAAGAAAGAAGAAGTACGTGCTACTTTGGGCGACTTAGATGCACTTTCTGCCTTGAAAGACCAAATGATGTCAACTGAGAAAGAAGCTGGTGAGAAGAAATTAGCTGCTGCTGCCAAAGCACGCACTGAAAAAGCTCCAGAAGCTGACGCTCCTGAGTCTACTGAAGCAACTGAGTCTGCTGAGTAA
- a CDS encoding cyanophycinase, whose amino-acid sequence MVVIPTASEMPEAAGQVYVRVFKKLKVTNVKVLNISSREESCLEDHLEVIKKAKGIMFTGGDQLRLTAIFGGTEIMRLIKYRYYKEGLVIAGTSAGAAAMSTQMIYQGPSDGFIKGAASFTAGLELLNDAAIDTHFIARGRIVRMVQMIATNPTFIGIGLEEDTGVVIKKGQELEVIGSGLVTIVDGRTSTYTNIYEIEEGAPVTMRDLRVHLLGKGDTYTLEIF is encoded by the coding sequence ATGGTAGTGATTCCAACTGCCTCAGAAATGCCAGAGGCAGCGGGCCAGGTCTATGTGCGCGTCTTCAAGAAACTGAAGGTGACCAATGTCAAGGTATTGAACATCTCGTCTAGAGAAGAATCTTGTTTAGAAGATCATCTGGAGGTAATTAAGAAAGCCAAGGGCATCATGTTTACCGGTGGTGACCAACTGCGTCTAACAGCCATTTTTGGTGGCACAGAGATCATGCGTTTGATTAAATACCGGTACTATAAAGAAGGATTGGTGATAGCTGGAACCAGCGCCGGGGCCGCGGCCATGTCCACGCAAATGATTTACCAGGGTCCTAGTGATGGTTTTATAAAAGGCGCCGCCAGCTTTACCGCTGGGTTAGAATTATTAAATGATGCCGCCATTGACACACACTTTATTGCCAGGGGCCGTATTGTAAGAATGGTCCAGATGATTGCCACCAATCCCACCTTTATTGGCATTGGCTTAGAGGAAGATACCGGCGTGGTCATCAAGAAGGGCCAGGAATTAGAAGTGATAGGCAGCGGCTTGGTCACCATTGTGGACGGCCGCACCAGCACCTATACCAATATTTATGAGATTGAAGAGGGAGCTCCAGTGACCATGCGTGACCTAAGGGTTCACTTATTGGGCAAAGGTGATACCTACACCTTAGAAATTTTCTAA
- the cphA gene encoding cyanophycin synthetase, protein MRGPNFWSVKHPKIVVLKLDMEDLDGVLTTHIEGFAQRLEQMFPGMIEHRSTEGQEGGYLRRVHEEGVPLSNVVEHVALELQTMGGMNSGFGRTYPAPQPGFEYVVFSYQEEKAGEYAAHAALRVVNALARKESYDIGPDVHELHEIREDEHIGPSTYAIVSEAVARGIPYIRLNKNSLIQLGYGVNQKRIQATMTCRTASFAVEIAGDKNATKDMLREAGVPVPEGEIVYDLNQLKEAIKFVGYPIVTKPLDGNHGKGAGINLRTWDEAVRGFEAAQQYSEAVIVEQFIEGYDFRLLVVNRKFVAAAKRTPAMVIGDGQSTIQQLIDQVNSDPRRGVGHEKVLTKISIDKDTQGILHKKGYTLETVIADGEELQLKSTANLSTGGTATDVTDLIDPYNVLMAERIAGTIGLDICGIDVVTSDIAIPLPEARGAVIEVNAAPGFRMHTSPTDGLPRNVADPVIEMLFPGNCPSRIPIIAITGTNGKTTTTRLIAHMVKSTGYQVGFTTTDGIYIQDKLLEKGDTTGSKSAEFVLRDPTINFAVLECARGGMLRSGLGFQQCDIGIVTNVAEDHMGLRDIYTLEDMARVKAVVPKSVSKDGYSILNADDDHVYNMAQEVESKVALFSMDENNPRILKHVAQGGLAAVFENGYISIFKNTYKIRVDRVADIPLTFGGRARFNIENVLAATLAGYISHFDISEIKTALRTFVPSASKTPGRMNLFKFPTFEVLVDYAHNPAGMKGIADFLKNTDARKRVGILAGVGDRRDEDMVELGKMAADMFDEVIVRQDKDSRGRNPEDINKLVIQGILEADPNKSFKVIPQEMVAIAYALEHAERNSFITIFSEDITEAIKLVENFKTIQDRRVMVD, encoded by the coding sequence ATGCGTGGACCAAATTTCTGGTCTGTTAAGCACCCAAAGATTGTAGTACTGAAGTTGGACATGGAGGACTTGGACGGAGTTCTCACTACGCACATTGAAGGTTTTGCCCAACGGCTAGAGCAGATGTTCCCGGGCATGATAGAGCACCGTAGCACTGAGGGCCAGGAAGGCGGCTACCTGAGAAGAGTGCATGAAGAGGGCGTTCCGCTTAGCAATGTTGTAGAGCATGTTGCCCTGGAGCTGCAAACCATGGGCGGTATGAACTCGGGCTTTGGTAGAACCTATCCGGCCCCGCAACCCGGCTTTGAGTATGTAGTCTTTTCTTACCAAGAGGAGAAAGCAGGGGAGTACGCAGCCCATGCCGCCCTACGAGTGGTCAACGCCTTGGCCAGAAAGGAGTCATATGACATTGGCCCAGACGTGCATGAACTGCATGAGATCCGGGAAGATGAGCATATAGGGCCCAGTACCTATGCTATCGTCTCAGAGGCCGTAGCCAGAGGCATTCCCTACATTAGGTTAAACAAGAACTCTCTTATCCAATTAGGGTACGGCGTTAATCAAAAGCGCATTCAGGCGACCATGACGTGCCGCACGGCCTCTTTTGCCGTGGAGATTGCCGGTGATAAAAACGCCACCAAAGACATGCTGCGTGAAGCAGGTGTGCCGGTGCCTGAGGGTGAGATTGTCTATGATTTAAATCAACTGAAAGAGGCCATCAAGTTTGTAGGCTATCCTATTGTCACCAAGCCCTTGGACGGTAACCACGGCAAGGGAGCGGGCATCAACCTGCGTACCTGGGACGAGGCCGTCCGTGGATTTGAAGCGGCCCAGCAGTACTCTGAGGCGGTGATTGTAGAGCAGTTCATTGAAGGCTATGACTTCAGGCTGTTGGTGGTGAACCGAAAGTTTGTGGCCGCCGCCAAACGTACGCCCGCCATGGTCATTGGAGATGGCCAGTCCACTATCCAACAGCTCATTGACCAGGTGAACAGTGATCCACGCCGCGGCGTGGGCCATGAGAAAGTGCTCACCAAGATATCCATTGATAAAGACACCCAGGGAATCCTTCACAAGAAAGGCTATACTTTAGAGACGGTCATAGCTGACGGCGAAGAGCTCCAGTTGAAAAGTACGGCCAACCTCTCTACCGGTGGAACGGCTACTGACGTTACGGACCTTATTGACCCGTATAACGTGTTGATGGCCGAGCGGATAGCCGGAACCATTGGCCTAGATATTTGTGGGATTGACGTGGTCACCTCAGACATTGCCATTCCCCTGCCAGAGGCCCGCGGTGCCGTGATTGAAGTGAACGCCGCCCCCGGCTTTAGAATGCACACCTCACCAACAGACGGATTGCCGCGCAACGTGGCAGACCCAGTCATTGAGATGTTGTTCCCGGGCAATTGTCCATCTCGTATTCCTATCATTGCCATTACCGGTACCAACGGAAAAACCACCACAACGCGCTTGATTGCGCACATGGTGAAATCTACTGGCTACCAGGTGGGCTTTACCACCACAGACGGTATTTACATCCAAGACAAGCTGCTGGAGAAAGGCGACACGACGGGTTCTAAGAGCGCTGAGTTTGTTTTACGGGACCCTACCATCAACTTTGCGGTGCTGGAGTGTGCGCGGGGTGGTATGCTGCGTTCGGGGCTTGGTTTTCAGCAGTGTGACATAGGCATTGTGACCAACGTAGCCGAAGACCACATGGGTTTACGGGACATCTACACCCTGGAGGACATGGCCCGCGTGAAAGCAGTTGTACCTAAGAGCGTCAGCAAAGATGGGTACTCAATCCTCAATGCAGATGATGACCACGTCTACAACATGGCCCAAGAAGTTGAGTCCAAGGTGGCGCTCTTCTCAATGGATGAGAACAACCCTAGAATCTTAAAGCATGTGGCCCAAGGCGGGTTAGCGGCGGTGTTTGAAAACGGCTACATTTCCATCTTCAAGAACACGTACAAAATACGGGTAGACCGTGTGGCAGATATACCCTTGACGTTTGGCGGAAGGGCGAGGTTCAACATTGAAAACGTGTTGGCAGCCACCTTGGCAGGCTATATCTCGCACTTTGACATCTCTGAAATAAAGACAGCCTTGCGCACCTTTGTACCATCTGCCAGTAAGACGCCGGGCCGCATGAACCTGTTCAAGTTCCCTACTTTTGAGGTGCTGGTAGACTATGCCCACAATCCCGCAGGAATGAAAGGCATCGCGGACTTTTTAAAGAACACAGATGCCCGTAAGCGCGTGGGTATTTTGGCCGGCGTAGGAGACAGGCGTGACGAGGACATGGTAGAATTAGGCAAAATGGCCGCCGACATGTTTGACGAGGTCATTGTGCGCCAAGACAAAGACTCCAGAGGCCGTAACCCAGAAGACATCAATAAATTGGTCATTCAGGGGATTCTGGAAGCAGATCCTAACAAGTCGTTTAAAGTTATTCCGCAGGAGATGGTGGCCATTGCGTACGCGCTAGAGCATGCAGAGCGCAACTCGTTCATAACCATTTTCTCTGAAGATATAACAGAGGCCATCAAGTTGGTAGAGAACTTTAAAACGATCCAAGATAGAAGGGTGATGGTAGACTAG
- a CDS encoding methyltransferase domain-containing protein, with protein MQTEPELNADYWSNRYQQKETGWDAGFITTPLETYINQLTNKDISILIPGCGHGHEAEYLHQKGFPKVYIMDFAPEPLERFQKRNPDFPEDHLLQQDFFSETGQTFDLVLEQTFFCALLKEQRPAYARKMFDLLKPKGKLVGVLFSEEFESQGPPFGGTPLEYQAYFEPYFTFKVFEPCHNSIPPRAGREWFMVLERREKPQFIA; from the coding sequence ATGCAAACAGAACCAGAATTGAACGCCGACTATTGGTCTAACCGGTACCAGCAAAAGGAGACAGGTTGGGATGCAGGGTTTATCACTACGCCATTAGAGACGTACATAAACCAACTTACCAATAAAGACATTTCCATATTGATACCAGGCTGCGGCCATGGGCACGAGGCAGAATACCTGCACCAGAAAGGCTTCCCAAAGGTCTACATCATGGATTTTGCGCCAGAACCCCTGGAACGGTTCCAGAAGCGAAATCCAGATTTCCCTGAGGATCATTTGCTGCAACAGGACTTCTTTTCTGAAACCGGCCAAACCTTTGATTTAGTGCTGGAACAGACCTTTTTCTGTGCCCTTCTTAAAGAGCAAAGACCTGCCTACGCCAGAAAGATGTTTGATCTTTTAAAACCCAAGGGTAAGCTGGTGGGCGTTTTATTCTCTGAAGAGTTTGAGTCCCAAGGCCCTCCGTTTGGCGGCACGCCCTTAGAGTACCAAGCCTACTTTGAGCCTTATTTTACCTTTAAGGTGTTTGAGCCTTGTCATAACTCCATCCCGCCACGCGCCGGCAGAGAATGGTTCATGGTGCTGGAACGTAGAGAGAAACCACAGTTTATCGCGTAG
- the kdsA gene encoding 3-deoxy-8-phosphooctulonate synthase, whose amino-acid sequence MTISIPKLQHTDSDNFFLMAGPCAIEGEEMALQIAEELVRITNRLRIPLIFKGSYRKANRSRLDSFTGIGDEKALKILAKVSATFGIPTVTDIHESHEAAMAAAYVDVLQIPAFLCRQTDLLVAAAQTGKVVNIKKGQFLSGESMRFAVDKVKESGNPNVILTDRGNTFGYSDMVVDFRNIPAMQDNQVPVVMDVTHSLQQPNQASGVTGGKPALIETIAKAAIAVGADGLFIETHPTPATAKSDGANMLQLSNLEGLLEKLVRIREAVR is encoded by the coding sequence ATGACTATCTCCATTCCTAAATTACAACATACAGACTCTGACAACTTCTTTTTGATGGCTGGTCCATGCGCCATTGAAGGCGAAGAAATGGCCCTGCAGATTGCCGAGGAGCTGGTGCGCATCACTAACCGCTTACGCATTCCGCTTATCTTCAAGGGCTCTTACCGCAAAGCCAACCGCTCTCGTTTAGACTCCTTCACAGGGATTGGTGATGAGAAAGCGCTTAAAATCCTGGCCAAGGTGAGCGCGACTTTTGGCATCCCAACCGTAACGGACATTCATGAAAGCCATGAGGCTGCCATGGCTGCTGCTTACGTAGACGTGTTGCAGATTCCGGCGTTCCTTTGCCGCCAAACAGATTTATTGGTGGCCGCTGCCCAAACCGGGAAAGTGGTCAACATCAAGAAAGGACAATTCTTGTCTGGTGAGTCCATGCGCTTTGCCGTGGACAAGGTGAAAGAATCCGGTAACCCGAACGTCATCTTGACGGACCGTGGCAATACATTCGGGTACTCAGACATGGTAGTGGACTTCAGAAACATACCCGCCATGCAAGACAACCAAGTGCCAGTGGTGATGGACGTGACGCACTCGTTGCAACAGCCTAACCAAGCCTCTGGCGTAACTGGCGGCAAGCCTGCCTTAATAGAGACCATTGCCAAGGCGGCCATTGCCGTAGGCGCAGACGGCCTCTTCATTGAAACCCACCCAACACCCGCCACCGCAAAGTCAGACGGCGCTAACATGCTTCAATTGTCCAATCTAGAAGGGCTATTAGAGAAGCTGGTGAGAATTAGAGAAGCGGTGAGGTAA
- a CDS encoding O-methyltransferase produces the protein MVLRYAAFWWRSGNAHGLHSPFVFNLYCFIIHHTGHYAAYDQVESLRDDLLANDTVLKVTDFGAGSHTGKTNQKRISDIARTAAKPARLGQLLFRLANHFKPDTILELGTSLGLTTSYLGLARQSAKLYTLEGCPAIAAQARKNFKQLGLQNVHLVEGNMDITLPKTLEKIERLDFVFFDGNHRLAPTLAYFEQCLQKAHEDSVFIFDDIYWSSEMAQAWKQIKAHPQVMITVDLFYMGLVFFRKNQPKQNFTLRF, from the coding sequence ATGGTTTTACGATACGCCGCTTTCTGGTGGCGTTCAGGGAATGCGCATGGATTGCACTCCCCGTTTGTATTCAATCTGTACTGTTTCATCATTCACCACACAGGCCACTACGCTGCGTATGACCAGGTAGAAAGCCTGCGTGATGACCTGTTGGCAAATGATACTGTTCTGAAGGTCACCGACTTTGGTGCTGGTTCGCATACCGGCAAAACCAACCAGAAACGAATCTCAGATATTGCCAGAACCGCTGCCAAACCCGCAAGGCTTGGGCAACTGTTGTTCAGGCTAGCCAACCATTTCAAACCAGATACCATTCTAGAACTAGGCACGTCTTTGGGTTTAACTACCTCCTATCTAGGGTTAGCCAGACAGTCTGCCAAATTGTATACCCTGGAAGGGTGTCCAGCCATTGCGGCGCAGGCCCGTAAAAACTTCAAGCAACTTGGTTTGCAGAATGTGCACTTGGTAGAAGGCAACATGGATATTACCCTTCCGAAGACGCTGGAAAAGATAGAAAGGCTGGACTTTGTCTTCTTTGATGGAAACCACCGCCTGGCTCCTACCCTAGCCTATTTTGAGCAGTGTCTGCAGAAAGCCCATGAAGACAGCGTCTTTATTTTTGACGACATTTATTGGTCCAGTGAAATGGCCCAAGCCTGGAAACAAATCAAAGCCCATCCGCAGGTCATGATCACGGTGGACCTCTTTTACATGGGCCTCGTCTTCTTTAGAAAAAACCAGCCCAAGCAGAATTTCACCTTACGCTTCTAA
- the apaG gene encoding Co2+/Mg2+ efflux protein ApaG, whose product MDTKTNQGVNVVVTTNYLPDYSSPAQQHFVFAYKITIENNSEFTVKLLRRHWHIFDSNNEVREVEGEGVVGQQPVLEPGETHQYVSGCNLKTGIGKMAGTFLMERLVDGRQFYATIPEFTLIVPYKLN is encoded by the coding sequence ATGGATACGAAAACAAACCAAGGAGTAAACGTAGTAGTCACTACCAATTACCTGCCAGACTATTCTAGTCCGGCACAGCAGCATTTTGTTTTCGCGTACAAGATCACCATTGAGAACAACAGCGAATTTACGGTAAAGTTATTACGCCGCCACTGGCATATCTTTGATTCTAACAATGAAGTACGGGAAGTAGAGGGCGAAGGTGTGGTAGGCCAACAACCAGTCTTAGAGCCCGGCGAGACGCACCAGTATGTGTCTGGCTGCAACCTAAAGACGGGCATCGGCAAAATGGCAGGCACTTTCCTGATGGAGCGCCTGGTAGATGGAAGACAGTTCTACGCCACCATCCCAGAATTCACCTTGATTGTTCCGTATAAGCTCAACTAA
- the ung gene encoding uracil-DNA glycosylase, whose protein sequence is MQVKIEPSWQAVLQDEFAKPYFKNVTQFVKEEYARTEVYPPGKLIFHAFEECPFDQVRVVILGQDPYHGKGQANGLAFSVADGMRTPPSLQNIFKEIQADLGKPIPNSGNLERWAEQGVLLLNATLTVRAHEAGSHQKKGWEEFTDAVIKKVSDEKEHVVFMLWGAYAQKKGMIIDERKHLVLKAAHPSPFAADKGFFGTHHFSKANAYLKAHGLPEIDW, encoded by the coding sequence ATGCAGGTAAAGATTGAACCTAGTTGGCAAGCAGTTTTACAGGACGAGTTTGCGAAGCCGTACTTCAAAAATGTGACGCAGTTTGTAAAGGAAGAATACGCCCGCACCGAGGTATACCCACCGGGCAAACTCATCTTCCACGCCTTTGAAGAATGCCCCTTTGACCAAGTGCGCGTGGTGATTTTAGGGCAAGACCCGTATCATGGCAAAGGACAAGCCAATGGATTAGCCTTCTCGGTGGCAGACGGCATGCGCACACCACCCTCGCTGCAAAACATCTTCAAAGAAATTCAGGCTGATTTAGGCAAACCGATTCCAAACTCTGGCAACTTAGAGCGCTGGGCCGAGCAAGGGGTTTTGTTGTTGAATGCCACGCTGACCGTAAGAGCGCATGAGGCTGGTTCTCATCAGAAGAAAGGCTGGGAAGAGTTTACGGATGCCGTCATCAAAAAAGTCTCTGACGAAAAGGAACACGTGGTGTTCATGCTCTGGGGAGCATATGCCCAGAAGAAAGGCATGATCATAGACGAACGAAAACACCTGGTCTTAAAGGCCGCGCACCCATCTCCCTTCGCTGCGGATAAAGGCTTCTTTGGCACCCACCACTTCAGCAAGGCGAACGCGTATTTGAAAGCGCACGGTCTGCCTGAGATTGATTGGTAA